The Ornithodoros turicata isolate Travis chromosome 7, ASM3712646v1, whole genome shotgun sequence genome includes a region encoding these proteins:
- the LOC135400969 gene encoding uncharacterized protein LOC135400969, with protein sequence MQPSNYLTQLSLPDASASTDDDDENDEDDCDGYGEYVYDVADKLRVINAQLYADTTPVESQRPRRVQFREDPVEKIVCFSPVLDSADYSEDDRVLETYPDDEADGRTPLHIQELVGTSGFVTTARGTPDSASLDYTIATDNGSGIVECVINERLHEENYDTVKHAGASHFSNGEYPHGEEQGCCSDYSTSSDSESVEEDIPCHDSVAPPGTSNNSNGHDGDEEEISVSHETLCSFESDTTSSKESLQHKGQVQYSTSRPPTRQVSSADSAVRPKSTAKRKELRPRTSTGIRPTENAQSSKKTRLPKYGGNRRSVYGLPSEMKEAMQRKRVEEQMRSKQKEMELQKEQEERKREAQLAFQAWLARKKFEKKRPRGEAEKALETKHEVEQDVAREDSQSAFKMWLERKRIQKRQEEMTRKLKDLELANATAKATREDAERAYSRWLKKKEQEEREKKSSRPFQPALQRYSGLSPQSLRALELYLQSEEFMRYPEIIL encoded by the exons ATGCAACCCAGCAACTACCTAACTCAACTAAGTCTGCCGGACGCCAGTGCCTCtactgatgacgatgatgaaaACGATGAGGATGACTGCGACG GGTATGGAGAATATGTGTACGATGTTGCTGACAAACTACGAGTCATCAACGCACAGCTGTATGCGGACACTACGCCTGTGGAATCTCAACGTCCACGAAGGGTTCAGTTCCGTGAAGACCCGGTGGAGAAAATTGTCTGTTTCTCTCCTGTACTTGATAGTGCTGACTATTCTGAGGACGACCGTGTTTTGGAAACGTATCCCGACGATGAAGCCGACGGTCGAACACCCTTACACATACAGGAGCTTGTGGGTACTTCGGGCTTCGTGACAACTGCACGTGGTACTCCAGACAGTGCTTCTTTGGATTACACGATTGCAACTGACAATGGGAGCGGAATTGTGGAATGCGTTATCAACGAGAGGTTGCACGAGGAAAATTATGATACAGTCAAGCACGCTGGAGCCTCACATTTTTCCAATGGAGAGTACCCTCATGGTGAAGAGCAG GGTTGCTGCAGTGACTATAGCACAAGCTCGGACTCTGAATCCGTGGAAGAGGACATTCCTTGCCATGACTCGGTAGCCCCTCCCGGCACCAGCAACAACTCCAATGGTCACgacggagacgaagaagaaatatcaGTCTCGCACGAGACACTATGCTCTTTTGAATCAGACACAACCAGTTCGAAAGAATCTCTGCAGCACAAAGGCCAAGTGCAGTACTCGACTAGCCGCCCCCCCACGCGTCAAGTGTCGTCTGCCGACAGTGCAGTCCGTCCGAAATCTACGGCGAAGAGGAAAGAGCTTCGCCCGAGAACTTCTACAGGAATACGTCCCACAGAGAATGCGCAGAGCAGCAAGAAGACGAGGCTGCCCAAGTATGGTGGAAACAGGAGGTCCGTGTACGGGTTGCCGAGTGAGATGAAGGAGGCAATGCAGAGGAAAAGAGTTGAAGAGCAAATGAGAAGCAAACAGAAAGAGATGGAACTGCAGAAGGAGCAAGAGGAGAGGAAACGAGAGGCCCAACTTGCTTTCCAGGCCTGGTTAGCAAGGAAGAAGTTCGAGAAAAAGAGGCCAAGAGGGGAGGCGGAAAAGGCGTTGGAGACGAAACATGAG GTCGAGCAAGATGTAGCTCGAGAAGATTCACAAAGTGCCTTCAAGATGTGGTTAGAAAGAAAGCGAATTCAGAAACGCCAAGAAGAAATGACGAGGAAATTGAAAGACCTCGAGCTAGCCAATGCCACAGCCAAGGCTACCAGGGAAGACGCAGAGAGGGCATATTCAAG ATGGttaaagaagaaagaacaagaagagagagagaaaaagagtaGCCGTCCATTCCAGCCCGCACTGCAGAGATACAGTGGGCTCTCACCTCAATCGCTCCGTGCTCTGGAATTATACCTCCAAAGTGAAGAATTTATGAGATACCCCGAAATCATCCTCTGA
- the LOC135400971 gene encoding sentrin-specific protease 6-like, translated as MEGVGSPQQSRTVNWQSPSSAKYAPSARPGIHSTNVPSSPDTGPEAVNSPYCGEKYISCLACGQASRNLKSCDFCGRTFEAGAKVKRKYVPQHPKRKLDLGSSSTAVGSNTSPLKLSPSPPEYKLSRQTFYGRGTATAGGALHISAGNNGQGVQLIVQPASLSLSVLASAPPPPKKLGRRIRKEPECLTISSDEEADIECQSEAKEEKLGFTARSTPVNNVHGKENHVVGQELVAVPNNKPLLQPAAAAHRKSSDVVKPRKSMQNVIVPGSAALQRLRFSCRSIRVGSYKVTGGKYWVETTPEGFQFSIKPVVPCDDEVTIHLSNTDITSVMGHLARTMMVLYVTTTSECGSNIREKLKMTRRNSYIYDPESKDDREKRITFLPDPALSEDEKYFLRTVFPGPLFHEIDQVVANEILIKSAPASKQMEENGVSLMTPMPHQKLVPSSVPYAHVIIQNVPPNATILTRSITHQALHETPTEPNVKLLVYPPPPQTGGITVHSADFMCLGEAQFLNDVIIDFYLKYLLREKVSEDVRERTHIFSSFFYPRLTQRLHGKGTAGTARLTPAARRHRNVRTWTRHVDIFEKDYIIVPINQNAHWFLAIVCFPGLVARTSPPQAMIQHTSTDDVPTSAEQSPTSLGPPSTPDGKQDCGQDDGEGPLDSEPDEAAMDTDDSENPIPKSVDCAESAYILVLDSLRSDNGSKCRIMSTLREYLTEEWTAKKQSQLTFRPANMKGYIPMTPQQGNFSDCGVYLLQYVESFLENPPRDGRPVKLELSNWFPENRVLQKRSAIQDLILQLHLQQQPDSDFPLRWQQQEEVRIKAEMESEAAASEVLSTPLVIPETPPKSVGPNRLLVLYTPSPTLS; from the exons ATGGAGGGAGTTGGCTCTCCCCAGCAGTCAAGGACAGTGAATTGGCAGTCACCTTCCAGTGCCAAGTATGCCCCTTCAGCAAG GCCTGGAATTCACAGCACAAATGTGCCTTCCTCACCCGACACGGGTCCTGAAGCAGTG AATAGCCCCTACTGTGGGGAAAAATACATATCGTGTCTCGCGTGTGGGCAGGCAAGTCGCAACCTCAAGTCATGTGACTTTTGTGGCAGAACCTTTGAAGCTGGTGCCAAAGTTAAACGGAA ATATGTTCCTCAACATCCAAAGCGCAAGCTAGATCTTGGCTCAAGCTCCACTGCAGTGGGCAGCAACACGTCACCTCTGAAGCTGTCCCCATCACCACCAGAGTACAAGCTGAGCAGACAGACTTTCTATGGCAGAGGCACAGCTACAGCTGGAGGAGCTCTGCACATTAGTGCGGGCAACAATGGGCAGGGCGTCCAGCTGATTGTACAGCCCGCTAGTCTTTCCTTGAGTGTACTTGCTTCAGCGCCACCTCCGCCAAAAAAACTTGGAAGGAGGATTAGAAAGGAACCTG AGTGCCTAACAATATCATCCGACGAAGAGGCGGACATTGAATGTCAATCCGAAGCcaaagaagaaaagctggggTTCACTGCTAGATCGACTCCAGTGAATAACGTCCATGGAAAAGAAAATCATGTTGTTGGTCAAGAG ttggTTGCTGTGCCAAACAACAAACCTTTACTCCAACCTGCTGCTGCAGCCCACAGAAAGTCATCTGATGTTGTGAAACCTCGAAAGAGTATGCAAAATGTGATAGTACCTGGAAGTGCAGCGCTTCAGCGTCTAAGATTTAGCTGCCGAAGTATTCGCGTGGGCTCTTACAAGGTGACTGGAGGAAAATATTGGGTGGAAACAACCCCCGAAGGATTTCAATTTTCCATAAAGCCAGTTGTACCATGTG ATGATGAAGTGACCATCCACCTGAGCAACACCGACATAACGAGTGTCATGGGTCACCTGGCCCGCACCATGATGGTATTGTATGTGACTACTACCTCTGAATGTGGCAGCAACATCCGTGAAAAGCTGAAGATGACAAGAAGGAATTCCTACATATATGACCCCGAAAGTAAGG ATGACCGTGAGAAGCGGATAACATTTCTGCCGGACCCAGCTCTGTCGGAAGACGAGAAGTATTTTCTTCGCACAGTGTTTCCAGGACCACTGTTTCATGAAATTGATCAAGTAGTCGCCAATGAGATCCTCATAAAGTCAGCACCCGCCTCAAAA CAAATGGAAGAGAACGGGGTTTCCTTGATGACACCTATGCCACATCAAAAGCTTGTGCCTTCTTCCGTGCCGTACGCTCATGTCATCATTCAAAACGTTCCACCAAATGCCACAATATTGACAAGGAGCATAACGCATCAG GCATTGCACGAGACGCCAACTGAACCAAATGTGAA ACTTCTTGTATACCCACCTCCCCCGCAAACTGGAGGAATCACCGTTCACAGTGCAGACTTCATGTGTCTCGGCGAAGCCCAGTTCCTGAACGATGTTATCATAGACTTTTACTTGAA GTACCTACTGAGGGAAAAAGTGAGTGAGGATGTACGAGAAAGAACTCACATCTTCAGTTCCTTCTTCTACCCACGACTAACACAAAGACTACACGGTAAAGGGACCGCTGGTACAGCACGACTAAC GCCAGCAGCAAGACGGCACCGTAACGTGCGTACGTGGACACGGCATGTGGACATCTTTGAAAAGGACTACATTATTGTGCCAATCAACCAGAACGCTCACTGGTTCCTGGCCATAGTGTGCTTTCCCGGGTTAGTGGCTCGCACCTCCCCTCCGCAGGCCATGATCCAACACACGTCAACAGATGACGTCCCCACGTCCGCGGAGCAAAGCCCAACAAGTCTCGGCCCTCCCAGCACACCAGACGGCAAGCAAG ACTGTGGCCAAGACGATGGCGAAGGCCCCCTGGACTCCGAGCCAGATGAAGCGGCTATGGATACTGACGACTCGGAAAATCCAATTCCGAAGTCCGTTGATTGTGCTGA GTCTGCCTACATCTTAGTGCTGGACTCCCTACGTAGCGACAACGGAAGCAAGTGCAGAATCATGTCTACTCTCAGGGA aTATTTAACTGAAGAATGGACAGCCAAAAAACAGTCACAACTGACATTTCGACCTGCAAACATGAAAGGCTACATACCAATGACTCCTCAGCAGGGCAACTTCAGTGACTGTGGTGTATACCTCCTACAGTATGTTGAAAGCTTTTTAGAG AACCCACCCAGAGATGGCAGGCCCGTGAAACTGGAACTCTCAAACTGGTTTCCGGAAAACAGGGTGCTGCAAAAGCGCTCGGCCATCCAAGATCTGATTCTCCAGCTTCACTTACAGCAGCAGCCGGACAGCGACTTCCCCCTTCGCTGGCAGCAGCAAGAAGAGGTGCGCATCAAGGCAGAGATGGAAAGCGAGGCTGCAGCATCCGAGGTCTTGTCAACACCCCTGGTTATTCCCGAGACTCCTCCGAAGTCTGTCGGTCCAAACAGGCTCCTTGTGCTGTACACGCCGTCCCCCACACTTAGCTGA